A part of Microbacterium terregens genomic DNA contains:
- a CDS encoding RNA polymerase sigma factor: MDGQPDSFDEVFSANYALIVRYAERRLPTTSLAEDVAAETFAAAWIRWSVGEGVELPWLYRVAANKVVDHYRSSSRRQAIEEALARAAGEAHGELDWLDRIALQRALLKLAARDREVIMLTYWEGLSASDIAVVIDASVASVWATLSRARKKLRAALEDSADHPIARKGGIDGHQR; the protein is encoded by the coding sequence GTGGATGGTCAGCCGGATTCGTTCGACGAGGTCTTCTCGGCGAACTACGCGCTGATCGTCCGGTATGCGGAACGCCGTCTGCCGACTACTTCTCTCGCGGAGGACGTCGCTGCGGAAACCTTCGCGGCGGCATGGATCCGGTGGTCTGTCGGGGAGGGTGTGGAGTTGCCGTGGTTGTACCGTGTGGCCGCGAACAAAGTCGTGGACCACTACAGGTCCAGCTCACGACGACAGGCGATCGAGGAAGCTTTGGCACGAGCGGCTGGGGAGGCGCACGGTGAGCTGGATTGGCTGGACAGGATCGCGTTGCAACGGGCGCTTCTGAAGCTTGCCGCGCGCGACCGGGAAGTGATCATGCTGACGTATTGGGAGGGACTCTCCGCGTCAGATATCGCTGTCGTCATTGACGCTTCGGTCGCTTCTGTTTGGGCGACCCTCAGCAGGGCGCGTAAGAAGCTACGAGCCGCACTCGAGGATTCAGCAGACCACCCGATCGCTCGGAAAGGGGGTATTGATGGACATCAACGATGA